The sequence below is a genomic window from Phormidium ambiguum IAM M-71.
CTTTTAAAGGCATATTTGTGACGGTAAAAGTTTGCCAAGATATTTGTTTTGCGGGTTTAATACCTAATATTTCTAAATCTACAGTTTTGCTGCCATTGAAATTATTTTCCCTAAGTCGATAGGCGATATCAACTCTGTTAGGTAAGGGAAAATAGTCACGCCAACGCCAAGCGATCGCTTTTATTTTATCAGGCGAATTAAACTGAGAAATAGTTAATTTAACATGGCCTTTACCGACTATTTCTTGTTCAATAATTCGAGCATTAGGCATCCAAAAAACTGGTGCTGAATTCTCAATTCCACAAGGTTGTAGAGCTTGAATTTGTTGATATAATGCTAAGCTAATATCAGAAACTTCAGCTTTGACATCAATGTTTAATAAAGGTTTGAGGTGTTCTGGTTGGAGTAATTTATGCGCGAATTGACTCAATCTGCGACGAAATTCTGCCAAGTTCTCCGCAGGTAAAGAAAACCCACCTGCGGCTTTATGTCCGCCAAATTTACCAAGTAAATCTTCACAAAATAGCAAAGCTTCAAAAACATGAAATTCTGGAATTCCCCTGGCGGAACCGCGAATTTTTTCTTTATCTTCTTCTTCATAAGTGCCAATAAAAACTGGCACTCCGTAGCGTTCCACTAAGCGAGAAGCAACAATTCCAATTACGCCATGATGCCAATTTGGTTGAACAACGACTAAAACTCTTTCTTGTTGTAAATCAATTTGGCTTTGTTCGCACCATGCGATCGCTTCTTGTTCAATTTCTTCACATAAACGTTGCCGCTGCAAATTTATTTCTTCGCATAACATAGCTTTTTCCAAAGCTACGCCCATATCATCAGTAGTCAACAGTTCAATCACAATTTGTGGGTCAGAAATTCTACCAATGGCGTTGATTCTTGGCCCAAGTCGAAATCCGATATCCTCTGGATTTAAGGAATTTTGTGTTGTAGGGGCGGGTTTAGCAGATAATTCTGTAATTGCCGCAGAAGCATTAACTACAAAACCCGCCCTTCCAGAATTTGAATTAGAACTTCCTGCTACTCCAGAAATTTGAATTAAGGCTTGTATTCCGGCTAATTGGGAGTAGGGTAAAAGTTGTAAACCGCGTTTTACCCAACGTCTATTTACTCCAGTTAAAGGTGCTAAATCGGCAATTGTTCCCAAAGTAAATAACTCTAACATTGGTTTGATTAAACCTTTTGCTTTGCCGAGTTTTTGGGCTAAACAAACTGCTAAAATATAAGCAACTCCTACGCCAGCAATTCCTCTGTAAGGAGATGGTTCTCGAATTAATTTAGGATTAAGAATTGCATTGGCGGGCGGTAAATTTGGTGGAATATCGTGGTGATCGGTAATAATAACTTGTAAACCTAATTCTCTAGCTCTTTGAATTGGTTCAAAGGCAGAAATTCCGTTATCTACTGTTAAAATTAGTTGTATGCCTTCGGTGTGGAATTCTTCAATAATTCGGCAATTGATTCCATATCCTTCAGTCATGCGACTGGGGATGGCATAATCTACATCAGCGCCTAAACTACGCAGCGATCGCAACAACAAAGCAGTACTAGTCATGCCATCAGCATCGTAATCTCCACAAATGGCAATTTTGCCTTGGGACGCGATCGCTTTTTCCAACAACTCCACACTAATTCCCAAGTCAGGGAACTCATCTAGAGGGTCAGGTAAAAATTGAGTTTCTGGTTCTAAAAACTCTTTAACTTGAGTGAGAGTTTCTATTCCCCGATTAATTAATACCTGTGCTAATAAAGGGGAAATATGTAAGTTTTCAGCTAATTCTTTAGCTTGTTGCGGTCGTTCTGGATAAAACTGCCAACGTTGTAAAGGTAATCGACCAATGGGCATTTAAAAAACCAATATTGTACCGGGAATTTCTGTGTCGTAAATTGCGCGATCGTCTTGTTGAGCAAAACTACCAGGTCGTAAGTCTAAAAGCACTGTTTGGGAATTTGGTTTATTCACCTTTCCTGATAGTGCTTGCTCTCCAGTAGGACTCCAATATAAAACCGAAAGACCATGCTCTTTGTTCCGCAATTTAAAGCGAAGTTTCCGCCTTTCTTTAGGCTGCATGGTCATTTGATCGGTATAAGAGGGGATTTCTACACTTACTGGATTTAGTGTTTGATTTCTTACTTGTAAGGTAATGTAATCATCTTGTTTTAATGTTTTCCCAGTCTTGACAAATTTCGGCCTTGCTAATGTTTCGGTAGTGATAATAATACCCCCTACAATTAAGCAAGTAATCCCTAAAATTCTCAGTAAGTTCTTATACATAAGTTTACCTGCGGATGCTCAGAGAACAAAGGTTTTAGCAAAAGCAAAAACACATTTTCTTTTCTGCTTTTTTCCAGCGCCCATATTATCTCATTATCATTGTTAAAAATGCAAACTTTTGCTAAAAAATGGTGACTCGACCATCATCGCGGATGTAGAGGGCGCGATCGCCCGGAGTACCCCCAGGAGTTATCTCCACTCGTAGTGTATTGGCGCTAGGTTTAGAAAGTCTTGCTCTTAATAAATAAGGTGCAGCATCCCAATACAATGAAGAAAGATTGGGTTCTGTCGCAGCTTGTCTGGGAAACCTAACTTGTTGTCCGGGACGTAAAAAAAGTACCCGCGTTCTTGGTACATTTTGTAACTCAACAGTTACACCTGTGCGATTCACTACTTCAAAATTAATCCATTGTCCGGGAGTAAAACCAAGAGGCGGAGGCGGACAACTTTTACCTGCACAAGTTCCTGCTAAGGCAACGGTAGAAGGGAGGAAACAGAGGGTGAAAAAGGCTATGGTTTGAGTCAATAAAAGTTTTTTTTTCATATTTCTTAATCCTGAAAATAAACTGAAGATTAGCGATCGCTTTTTCACTTTAACTCAATCAACATTTCCACTGTACTAGGACGAAAGCCACATTCTGAAAATAGCTTTCTGGCTGCGTCATTATTAGCAGCAGTATCTAAGCGAATTTGTGCTACTCCCAATTTTTGTAACTGTTCCATAACTTCCATTACTAACAGTCGCGCTACACCACTACGACGATACTCTGGTTCTACCCAAAGGTCATGAATAAAAGCAAATTCTTGCAGTCGATAAATAGGTATTTCTCGCTCGATTGTGGCGGCTAAAAAACCTGCTAATTTCTGCTTTGTTTGGTCTTCTGCTACTAATAAAATATTGCGATCGCTTTTGACCAAACTACCTAACCACCTTTCGTAACCTTGCTCTGGATTAGGTAAAAAACCATACTTGGCACTATCCCAAGTTTCATGCAAAGCGCAAATTTTGCCCACCATCGGCAAAACCTCTGGAATATCAGATTGTTTCGCGGGGCGAATCAACATGGAAAGCCCGTCAGTTACTTACTAGGTCAGTTTAGCTGATTTTTTCCCCCATATTTAATAGACCTCTCCAATAATTCTTGTAGGGTAGGCATCCTGCCTGCCTTTGAGATTCTTTTTTGGAGAAGTCTAATGGGTTCATATACCTATTTAACCTTTTTCGTCAAGATTTGCTTTACATTTTGTAATAATTTGTTATATTAGTTTACATAAGGAAACAAACGAAACGAGAGGAACTATAAATCATGACTATCCTGATTGCTTTATTTATCGTTGGTTGGTTAGCGGCTTCTGTGATTGGTACTCAAGCTTATTTTCGTGGCGAACAGTCTAAGCCAATTCACGATCGCAACTGGCGTTCTAAATCTTTTGAAAAGCTAGCCGAATCCTTCACTGGCACTAAAATTGATTACAACAAGCGCGTTCCTGCTTACCGCATGGATGCTTATACCAGCAATAATTTACCTAGTTAATAATTGAACATCACTGAAAATCGATCGCCCCAGCAACTAAGCTGGGGTTTTTTCTTAGCAAGTATTGAACATCACAAAACTATTTTACATAAACCCGCTCCTTCTGATAGAAAATGTACCCTTACTTGAGTTAGAAGTCGAACAATTTTATTTCAGTTATTTTATTCAATAAGACATTATTTAATCTAAAGGTTGCAATTTTATGAAGATTCACTTATCAAGTTTACCTAGATATACCAAAAATCAAACAGTATCTTTCTTTGGGGGTATGGGAAAGATAATTAATTATCATCCTGAAGTTAATAGCTGGCAATATGCTATACAAATGGAGTTAGGGCCTGAACCAGATTTTGGCAGGATTGGTTATGAAACCACAATTTTGCTGTCTGAAGCAGAAATTAATGCTGTTTTGCAGCAAGAGAAATTTAATGAAAAGCTGTGTAGCCAAAAATCAAGAAAAAGCTACTAACTAAAGAAATAAATTGTTTATTTAACCTCTAACTTGAGAAAGAGGCTAGGTACAACAACTATTTTAATAGACCTTAAAAGAAGAGATTTTTTCTCAGCAAAATACCACTTGTAGCTAGTAAAACTATTTCCTTTGAAAGAGTATCAGGCTGTTTTAGTTTTCTAGACTGAGTTTAGTTAGAAGAGTAAAGTTTTGGGAAAAAGCTCATGGATAACCAACAAAATAAGAACATAGAACAACCAGTAAGTGTAGACTGGCATTCTCGACAAGAACCCACAGCTAAGGAAAGAAACTTAACAGCAAATCCAGGCGATCGCATCGCTGACGAACCGCAAACAATAGAAGAAAAAGCCAAACAAGTTGCTGTAGATTCACCTGATATTACCGGAGATCATATTACAGTTCCCACTTACTTTATCGTCGATCGTCCCGATGGTCATCAAGAAGCACTTCACCACGTAAAAGATGCCGAAGAAATTTCCGATGTAATTAGACAAGCAAGAGTTGACGAAAACGGAGAGCGTGTTTGGTGGTAGGTGTTTAAAATCTACATCAAAATGGGCTATAACAAACTACTTTTCAAAAAAGGCAGTGTGGCAATTACTTCTTTTTCTTCCATGTACCATTGGGTTTCATAAACATATTTTGCTTCACTGACCTTTAACTCACCAAAAAATTGAGTTTGGCTATTGTCAATTAACTGTTTTAATCGGGCAAAGTTTTCTTTTCCAATTGGGTCAAGTATCCGACCAAGGGATACATGACCCAATTGTGATTGTTGGCGAGAAGCAAAGGGAATTTTTTCTCTTAACTCCTGACGTAAATGATCAAAATTACCAAAGCCTTTGACTATAATTGTTCCCTCAGTTGTCACCAAAAAACCTTGATATTTAATTGTTAAAGGAGGATGTTGACTTAAGATTTGACGAAAAATTGTTGCTGCTCGATCGAGTTGGTGCAGATCGACCAATTCATCAGGTCGTTTAATAATAAATAATTCCCAATGGTAATTAGCTGGAATTACTGGATAAAATCTAGTATTTGATGGTAATGTTTCAACTACGCTTTTGACAATTTGCTGAAATTTACTTGTCAAAACTTCAGGTAAAGGCAAACCTACTAAACAAGTCCACACAGTAAAATTTTTGGGAATTAGTGGCACTTGTTCTAAGTGAAAAAGCGATCTGGATTTCGCCAATTCCTCTTCGGGAAAATCAGTTAATAAATCCAATCTACTTTTTATTTGTTGATACCGATCTGCTAAATTCATGGTTTAACACAAATTACTCGCCATAAACAGTAATCATTACCTTTCTTTGTCGAGCTTTATTATCGCAGTCAAGGTGAAAAATTTGTTGCCAAGTTCCTAAAACTAATTTACCATTTGCGATCGGCACAGTTAAAGAAGGGCCAAGCCAAGTTGCTTGTAAATGGGAATGTCCATTACCATCATGCCACGTTTGTTCGTGAAAATAATCCCGACTGGGAGGAATTAATTTATTGAGAATTTCCGGTAAATCTCTTTGCAATCCCGGTTCAAATTCAATTGCTCCAATTGCCCCTGTGCTACCAACATTAAATACATTTACCATTCCCTTTTGAATTCCCGAATTTTTCACAACTTGATTTACTTTTTCCGTCAAGTCGTGCATATCACCATTGCCCTTAGTTGAAATATTAATTTGCTCTTGATGAACCATAAATTAGCCTCAAATACTTTTGTTTTCTACTTATAATTAACACATATTAGATAGCAATCCTCAATGATTGGGAGAAAAGATTTTTTATGGAACCGCGAAGACGCGAAGAGCGCGAAGAAAGAATAGAAGAAGTTTTTACAATTGATTTAGGATTGTTAGATAAAGAAATCTCTCCTCCGAGATTCGGGTTGATTACCCCTGTTATCTTCTTCGTCTTCTTCTTCGTGTCCTTCGCGTCTTCGTGGTTCCATAAAAAATACCGATCGCCAGTCACCAAATACACATTTACGGTTACAATTGAAAAGCGTTACCTCACCAGGGGGAGAGGCAAAAGAGTGAGAAAAGACTCAATTGCCCGATCGCAAAATATCGATCGCCAGTAACGCCATTAACAAAAAAGTCTTAAAATCAAACTTTACCTTGAATTTAAGACTTAAACAGTTGCGATCATGCCATGTCGGAGAATCTATTGTGACAGTAAGAGTTAGAATTGCCCCAAGTCCCACAGGAAATTTACACATCGGTACAGCGAGAACAGCAGTATTTAACTGGTTGTTTGCCAGACATCAAGGTGGAAAATTCATCTTGCGAATTGAAGACACAGACTTAGAAAGATCGCGTCCAGAATATACAGAAAATATCCTTGAAGGTTTAACTTGGTTAGGATTAACTTGGGATGAAGGCCCTTTTTTT
It includes:
- a CDS encoding photosystem II protein, Psb35-related, which codes for MTILIALFIVGWLAASVIGTQAYFRGEQSKPIHDRNWRSKSFEKLAESFTGTKIDYNKRVPAYRMDAYTSNNLPS
- a CDS encoding GNAT family N-acetyltransferase, producing the protein MLIRPAKQSDIPEVLPMVGKICALHETWDSAKYGFLPNPEQGYERWLGSLVKSDRNILLVAEDQTKQKLAGFLAATIEREIPIYRLQEFAFIHDLWVEPEYRRSGVARLLVMEVMEQLQKLGVAQIRLDTAANNDAARKLFSECGFRPSTVEMLIELK
- a CDS encoding single-stranded-DNA-specific exonuclease RecJ, whose product is MPIGRLPLQRWQFYPERPQQAKELAENLHISPLLAQVLINRGIETLTQVKEFLEPETQFLPDPLDEFPDLGISVELLEKAIASQGKIAICGDYDADGMTSTALLLRSLRSLGADVDYAIPSRMTEGYGINCRIIEEFHTEGIQLILTVDNGISAFEPIQRARELGLQVIITDHHDIPPNLPPANAILNPKLIREPSPYRGIAGVGVAYILAVCLAQKLGKAKGLIKPMLELFTLGTIADLAPLTGVNRRWVKRGLQLLPYSQLAGIQALIQISGVAGSSNSNSGRAGFVVNASAAITELSAKPAPTTQNSLNPEDIGFRLGPRINAIGRISDPQIVIELLTTDDMGVALEKAMLCEEINLQRQRLCEEIEQEAIAWCEQSQIDLQQERVLVVVQPNWHHGVIGIVASRLVERYGVPVFIGTYEEEDKEKIRGSARGIPEFHVFEALLFCEDLLGKFGGHKAAGGFSLPAENLAEFRRRLSQFAHKLLQPEHLKPLLNIDVKAEVSDISLALYQQIQALQPCGIENSAPVFWMPNARIIEQEIVGKGHVKLTISQFNSPDKIKAIAWRWRDYFPLPNRVDIAYRLRENNFNGSKTVDLEILGIKPAKQISWQTFTVTNMPLKAEFYHNQKCYTCGLYPNDSFTELRIRNPEGKVLAVPLGKTIGLLGKTREDAVEVNVLQPPFSYLVEVAQIALERAKG
- a CDS encoding secondary thiamine-phosphate synthase enzyme YjbQ, with the protein product MVHQEQINISTKGNGDMHDLTEKVNQVVKNSGIQKGMVNVFNVGSTGAIGAIEFEPGLQRDLPEILNKLIPPSRDYFHEQTWHDGNGHSHLQATWLGPSLTVPIANGKLVLGTWQQIFHLDCDNKARQRKVMITVYGE